The DNA window AGGAATTCCCCCACGATCAGCAGAATCCACGCGCCGATCGCGATACGCCGCACCATCGTCAGGTCACGACGCTTCTCCGGTTCGGCCTCCATCTCGGCAGCCGCGGCCAGGTCATCGAGGATGGGTTCCACCGTGGGCGGATCGGATGCCGGCTTGTCCGGTCGGGACTTCCCGACCGTCTCGTCAACACTCACCGAAGAAACTTCCTGCCCATCACACCCCGCGGGGCACCCACCCGGTCACTTCCCGTCAGTCTAGAGGCCATCTGCTGTTGGTCGAACCGACGCCCGGCCGTCAGTGTCCGATTTTCCGGTCAATCGGACACTAATATGGTGTTGTGCGTCACATCAGGGTGAACTAGACGCTCTCCCCGGATGTGAACGGAGCAGGAGGTCCGGTGCCCAATCGATATCTGCGTTACGGCGATCAGCGCTACATCATCACCAAGGAGGCGGAGGCGCGCCTGAACCGCACCCTCGACTCGGTGTATGCGGCGGGCGGCCGGAGTCACGAGTGGCTGAATCTCTACCACGACAGCCCGGCGCCGTGTCGCCTCCTCATCGCCGCGGGTGTACCGATCACCATCGAGACCGAGCCCTGCGTAGGGGACTGACAAGCCCACTATCGGCGATTCGACGACCGCCGCACGAGCTGCCAGCCGGCGAAACTATCGTGGGCTCATGCGCATCGGAGCCCACCTTCGTGAAGACGGCGACCCACTCGCCACGGCGGAAGAACTCGGCATCGACGTCTTCCAGATGTTCGTCACCGACCCGCAGAGCTGGAAGAAACCCGCACCCAACCCGCACGCCGCCGAGATCCGCGACTCCGGCGTCGACGTGGTGGTGCACTCGAGCTACCAGATCAACGTCGCGAGCCTCAACAACCGGCTGCGTATGCCGTCGCGCAAAGCCGTCGAGCAACAGGCTGCCGCGGCCGCCGAACTCGGCGCCTTCGGCCTCGTCGTACACGGTGGGCATCTGCGCGACGGTGAGGATTCCGCGGAGGGTTTTGCCAACTGGCGCAAACTCTTCGACCGCCAGGTAGACAAGGGCGGCTTCGGCGTCCCGATCCTCATCGAGAACACCGCCGGTGGTGATCACGCGATGGCGCGCACCCTGGAGTCGATCGATCGGCTGTGGGAGGCCGTCGGCGACTTCGAGCAGGCGGGTTTCTGCCTCGACACCTGTCACGCGTGGGCGGGCGGTGAAGATCTGGTGGGACTGGTCGAGCGGATCAAGGCGATCACCGGACGCATCGACCTCGTACACCTGAACAACTCACGCGACGAGTTCGACTCGGGCCGCGACCGGCACGCGAATCTCGAATCCGGGCACATCGATCCGGCTGTCCTGGCCGCGGTCGCCGCAGCCGCTGACGCACCGGTCATTCTCGAGACCCCGGCCGACGGCATCCCCGGCGACCTCGCCTATCTGCGCGAAGCACTGGGCTGAGTCCGCAGGTCGGCGCCCTCGCATCGTTTCGGGCACCCTGCGCTTGCAATAGTTAGCGGCCTCACATCGGCTCGGGTTGTCGGCCGGGCTACTCGCGAGTAAACTGAGGTTACCGGCGAGTAACTTATGCCGTTCGCCGAACGCCTCATACGCCCACACGACCCAGCCAGATAGGAACTCTCATGGGCCACTACAAGAGCAACATGCGCGACCTCCAGTTCAACCTCTTCGAACTGTTCGAACTCGACAAGGTCCTGGAATCGGGCGAGTTCGGCGACCTTGATCACGAGACCGCCGTCGACATGCTGCGCGAGGTCAAGGCCCTGGCCGAGGGGCCCATCGCGGAGTCGTTCGTCGACGCCGACCGTAACCCGCCGGTCTTCGACCCCGAGACCCATTCGGTGACGATCCCCGAATCCTTCACCAAGTCCTACAACGCACTCATCGAGGGCGGCTGGGACAAGATCGGCATCGCCGACGAACTCGGCGGCCTGCCCGCTCCTCGCTCGCTCTACTGGGCGATCGGCGAGATGATCCTCGGTGCCAACCCGTCGGTGTTCATGTACGCCGCCGGCGCCGGCTTCGCCAACATCTTCTTCAACAACGGCACCGACGAGCAGAAGAAGTGGGCGGCAATCTGTTCCGAGCGCGGCTGGGGAGCCACCATGGTGCTCACCGAGCCCGACGCAGGTTCCGATGTGGGCGCCGGACGGACCAAGGCCACCCAGCAGGAAGACGGCTCCTGGCACATCGACGGCGTCAAGCGGTTCATCACCTCCGCCGACCAGGACATGACCGAGAACATCTTCCACCTCGTGCTCGCCCGTCCCGAAGGCGCCGGCCCGGGCACCAAGGGGCTCTCGCTGTTCTTCGTGCCGAAGTTCCACTTCGACTTCGAGACCGGCGAACTCGGCGAACGCAACGGCGTATTCGTCACCAACGTCGAACACAAGATGGGGCTCAAGGCGTCGGCCACCTGTGAGGTCACCTTCGGCCAGCACGGGACCCCGGCCAAGGGCTGGCTCGTCGGCGAGGTCCACAAGGGCATCGCGCAGATGTTCGAGGTCATCGAGCACGCCCGAATGATGGTGGGCACCAAGGCCATCTCCACCCTTTCCACCGGCTACCTCAATGCGCTCGATTACGCCAAGGAGCGTGTCCAGGGCGCCGACATGACCCAGATGACCGACAAGTCCGCACCGCGCGTGACCATCACCCACCACCCGGATGTGCGTCGCTCGCTGATGACCCAGAAGGCCTACGCCGAGGGCCTGCGCGCGATCTACCTGTACACCGCGTCGCACCAGGATGTCGCTGCCGCACAGATCGTCTCCGGCGCCGACGCCTCGATGGCCCACCGTGTCAACGATCTGCTCCTGCCGATCGTCAAGGGCGTCGGCTCCGAGCGGGCCTACGCCAACCTCGGCCACGAGTCGCTGCAGACCCTGGGCGGGTCGGGCTTCCTGCAGGACTACCCGATCGAGCAGTACATCCGCGACTCCAAGATCGACTCCCTCTACGAGGGCACCACGGCCATCCAGGCGCAGGACTTCTTCTTCCGCAAGATCATCCGCGACAAGGGCCAGGCCCTCGCACACGTCGCCGGGCAGATCCAGTCGTTCATCGACTCCGAGGCAGGCAACGGTCGGCTCAAGGCCGAGCGTCAGCTACTGAAGACCGCGCTCGATGACGTGCAGGCGATGGCGGCCTCGCTGACCACCAATCTGATGGCAGCACAAGAG is part of the Gordonia bronchialis DSM 43247 genome and encodes:
- a CDS encoding acyl-CoA dehydrogenase, with amino-acid sequence MGHYKSNMRDLQFNLFELFELDKVLESGEFGDLDHETAVDMLREVKALAEGPIAESFVDADRNPPVFDPETHSVTIPESFTKSYNALIEGGWDKIGIADELGGLPAPRSLYWAIGEMILGANPSVFMYAAGAGFANIFFNNGTDEQKKWAAICSERGWGATMVLTEPDAGSDVGAGRTKATQQEDGSWHIDGVKRFITSADQDMTENIFHLVLARPEGAGPGTKGLSLFFVPKFHFDFETGELGERNGVFVTNVEHKMGLKASATCEVTFGQHGTPAKGWLVGEVHKGIAQMFEVIEHARMMVGTKAISTLSTGYLNALDYAKERVQGADMTQMTDKSAPRVTITHHPDVRRSLMTQKAYAEGLRAIYLYTASHQDVAAAQIVSGADASMAHRVNDLLLPIVKGVGSERAYANLGHESLQTLGGSGFLQDYPIEQYIRDSKIDSLYEGTTAIQAQDFFFRKIIRDKGQALAHVAGQIQSFIDSEAGNGRLKAERQLLKTALDDVQAMAASLTTNLMAAQEDSKELYKVGLGSVRFLMSVGDLLIGWLLLRQAQIALGKLDEGATGDDKAFYDGKVAVASFFAKNMLPLLTSIRVTVENVDNDIMELDEASF
- a CDS encoding deoxyribonuclease IV, which encodes MRIGAHLREDGDPLATAEELGIDVFQMFVTDPQSWKKPAPNPHAAEIRDSGVDVVVHSSYQINVASLNNRLRMPSRKAVEQQAAAAAELGAFGLVVHGGHLRDGEDSAEGFANWRKLFDRQVDKGGFGVPILIENTAGGDHAMARTLESIDRLWEAVGDFEQAGFCLDTCHAWAGGEDLVGLVERIKAITGRIDLVHLNNSRDEFDSGRDRHANLESGHIDPAVLAAVAAAADAPVILETPADGIPGDLAYLREALG